In the Micromonospora narathiwatensis genome, one interval contains:
- a CDS encoding helix-turn-helix domain-containing protein encodes MSGPWRLPVNHPSPYVRRRWLGREVRRLREEHGVTSESIARAVGFPRQQLSALENGHLGPDIDLVSGICDYLAVGANRRTAIMDAAADGWTRGWWTADAERMGIRQAIYADLESGTRTIIEYAMALIPGLLQTPAFADARLRSDPARHGDRFDPAAAVAARARRQSLVLAAGGPRYEAVIDEIAIRRCAADPVVVADQLRHVLAVCANHPSVSVQVLPVDASIRGHSAPRSAYSIYRYRDPQSSHAIAVDTLTKDLIHTDPGEIDPYLSLHGRLKAAALSPGASIRLLRAAADHLAPTEGVPA; translated from the coding sequence ATGAGTGGTCCCTGGAGGCTGCCGGTGAATCACCCCAGTCCGTACGTCCGCCGACGATGGCTCGGACGCGAAGTCCGCCGTCTACGTGAGGAACATGGCGTGACGAGCGAGTCGATCGCCCGTGCTGTTGGGTTCCCACGGCAGCAGCTCAGCGCGCTGGAGAACGGCCATCTTGGCCCTGACATCGACCTCGTCAGCGGGATCTGCGACTACCTTGCGGTCGGGGCAAATAGGCGAACAGCCATCATGGACGCGGCAGCCGACGGTTGGACTCGTGGATGGTGGACGGCCGACGCCGAACGAATGGGCATCCGGCAGGCCATCTACGCCGACCTGGAAAGCGGCACCAGGACGATCATCGAGTACGCCATGGCTCTGATTCCTGGCTTGCTCCAGACGCCCGCGTTCGCCGACGCGCGGCTACGCAGCGACCCTGCCCGACACGGCGACAGGTTCGACCCTGCCGCCGCAGTCGCCGCCCGCGCTCGTCGCCAGAGCCTAGTGCTCGCCGCCGGCGGGCCACGCTACGAGGCTGTCATTGATGAGATCGCGATCCGGCGATGTGCCGCCGACCCCGTAGTCGTCGCCGATCAACTTCGGCACGTCCTCGCCGTCTGCGCGAACCATCCATCCGTATCTGTCCAGGTGCTACCTGTCGACGCGTCGATCCGAGGACACAGTGCTCCTCGATCCGCCTACTCGATCTACCGCTACCGCGATCCGCAAAGCTCGCACGCGATCGCGGTGGACACCCTCACCAAAGACCTAATCCACACCGACCCGGGCGAGATCGACCCATACCTAAGCCTGCACGGCAGGCTCAAGGCCGCCGCACTGTCACCCGGCGCGAGCATCCGCCTCCTCCGCGCCGCGGCGGATCATCTGGCACCTACGGAAGGAGTACCGGCATGA
- a CDS encoding APC family permease: protein MSEQDELARYGYRQELSRQLRFRDLIAYGLVYMVPIAPMAIFGSVYAGSGGMVALAYAIGVVALVFTAFSYAQMVRAFPMSGSVYNYAGRGISPPVGFLAGWVILLDYVLVPGLLYLVASVAMHATVPSIPVWLWLLGFVAVNTVVNSVGIRMTAVVTRVMLVGELIVLAVFIAVAGWAVASGKGRFSWEAFYNSHTFAWSAAAGAVSIAVLSFLGFDGISMLAEEARGGARQIGRAMAAVLVLAGVLFIAQTWLAVMLVPDPASLLADGDPNGTAFYDAARVAGGGWLATLCAVATAVAWGLPNSMVAQVATSRLLYAMARDRQLPAFLAKVSIRRNVPINATLLTGAVSLALGLYMATRSDGITLLSSLINFGAMVAFLVLHVSVVVHHLIRRRSRNLWAHLVMPAVGFAILAYVVVNANIAAQRLGLAWLALGVIVLAGLYLSGRRPALSGLAPVQPSGRDLERV, encoded by the coding sequence ATGTCTGAGCAGGACGAGTTGGCCCGCTATGGCTACCGGCAGGAGTTGAGCCGGCAGCTTCGGTTCAGGGATCTGATCGCGTACGGCCTGGTGTACATGGTGCCGATCGCGCCGATGGCGATCTTCGGCAGTGTCTACGCCGGCTCCGGCGGGATGGTCGCCCTGGCGTACGCCATCGGCGTGGTCGCGTTGGTGTTCACCGCGTTCTCGTACGCCCAGATGGTCCGGGCATTCCCCATGTCCGGGAGCGTCTACAACTACGCTGGCCGCGGCATCAGCCCACCGGTCGGCTTTCTCGCCGGCTGGGTGATCCTCCTTGACTACGTCCTGGTGCCAGGCCTGCTCTATCTGGTGGCGTCGGTGGCGATGCACGCGACCGTGCCGTCGATTCCCGTCTGGCTGTGGCTGTTGGGCTTCGTCGCGGTCAACACGGTCGTCAACTCGGTCGGGATCCGTATGACGGCCGTGGTCACCCGGGTGATGCTGGTCGGTGAGCTGATTGTCCTGGCGGTCTTCATCGCCGTCGCCGGCTGGGCCGTCGCCTCCGGGAAGGGGCGCTTCAGTTGGGAGGCGTTCTACAACTCCCACACCTTCGCCTGGTCCGCTGCCGCCGGCGCGGTGTCGATCGCGGTGCTGTCTTTCCTCGGTTTCGACGGCATCAGCATGCTGGCCGAGGAAGCCAGGGGAGGGGCGCGGCAGATCGGCCGCGCGATGGCGGCGGTGCTCGTGCTGGCGGGGGTGTTGTTCATCGCGCAGACGTGGCTTGCCGTGATGCTCGTCCCCGACCCCGCCTCGCTGCTGGCCGATGGTGATCCGAACGGCACCGCGTTCTACGACGCCGCCCGGGTGGCCGGTGGGGGCTGGCTGGCGACGCTGTGTGCGGTGGCGACGGCGGTGGCGTGGGGGTTGCCGAACTCGATGGTCGCTCAGGTCGCCACCAGCCGGCTGTTGTACGCGATGGCCCGCGACCGGCAACTGCCCGCGTTTCTGGCGAAGGTGTCGATCCGCCGGAACGTGCCGATCAACGCCACCTTGCTCACCGGCGCCGTGTCCCTGGCCCTCGGCCTGTACATGGCCACCCGGTCCGACGGGATCACCCTGCTGTCGTCGCTGATCAACTTCGGGGCGATGGTCGCCTTCCTCGTCCTGCACGTCTCCGTGGTGGTGCACCATCTCATCCGCCGCCGTAGCCGCAATCTCTGGGCGCATCTGGTGATGCCGGCGGTCGGGTTCGCGATCCTCGCCTACGTGGTGGTGAACGCCAACATCGCCGCCCAGCGCCTCGGCCTGGCCTGGCTTGCCCTCGGCGTGATCGTCCTCGCCGGCCTGTACCTGTCCGGCCGCCGGCCCGCGCTGTCGGGCCTCGCACCGGTGCAGCCGTCCGGCCGTGACTTGGAGCGGGTGTGA
- a CDS encoding acetamidase/formamidase family protein: protein MTTMDKITYQPVRDELAYTFGGRLPVAHLRSGDVLEVDTEDCFGGRVRTAADLPSRVCRMPYLNPVSGPFFVEDAEPGDTLAIHLASIVPARDWGVSSTFPHFGALTSTAHTATLQPPLEERVWVYGIDRQAGTVRFQATETHHGINLPLDPMIGTIGVAPGGFEARSTIVPDVHGGNLDTPRLRAGTTLYLGVNVHGALFAVGDGHARQGEGEACGVGVEIATTTILAVEVIKGVSTVWPRLETDVTVMSIGCARPLEDAYRIAHHNMVGWVGSLTGMGLLDAYQLVSQVGRAPIGNVCDPNYTVLAAVDKALLPAPEPAYHGAHTRLRQHTAGLR, encoded by the coding sequence GTGACGACCATGGACAAGATCACCTATCAGCCGGTGCGGGATGAGTTGGCGTACACCTTCGGCGGTCGGCTGCCGGTCGCGCACCTGCGCTCCGGCGACGTGCTGGAGGTCGACACGGAGGATTGCTTCGGCGGCCGGGTCCGAACGGCAGCGGATCTGCCGTCGCGGGTGTGCCGCATGCCGTACCTGAATCCGGTGTCGGGGCCGTTCTTCGTCGAGGACGCCGAGCCCGGTGACACCCTCGCTATCCACCTCGCCTCGATCGTCCCCGCGCGTGACTGGGGTGTGTCGTCGACGTTTCCGCACTTCGGCGCCCTCACATCAACCGCCCACACGGCGACGCTACAGCCGCCATTAGAGGAGCGGGTGTGGGTGTACGGCATCGACCGGCAGGCCGGCACCGTGCGGTTCCAGGCCACCGAAACCCACCACGGCATCAACCTGCCCCTCGACCCGATGATCGGCACGATCGGGGTCGCCCCGGGCGGGTTCGAGGCCCGCTCGACGATCGTCCCGGACGTCCACGGCGGGAACCTCGACACCCCGCGACTGCGTGCCGGCACCACCCTGTACCTGGGGGTGAACGTGCACGGAGCGCTGTTCGCCGTCGGTGACGGCCACGCCCGCCAGGGCGAGGGGGAGGCCTGCGGTGTCGGAGTGGAGATCGCTACCACCACGATCCTCGCCGTCGAGGTGATCAAGGGCGTGTCGACGGTGTGGCCGCGTCTGGAGACCGACGTCACGGTCATGTCGATCGGTTGCGCTCGCCCTCTGGAGGACGCCTACCGGATCGCGCACCACAACATGGTCGGCTGGGTGGGGTCCCTGACGGGGATGGGGCTCCTGGACGCCTATCAGTTGGTGTCGCAGGTGGGGCGGGCACCAATCGGCAACGTGTGCGACCCGAACTACACGGTCCTCGCTGCGGTCGACAAGGCCCTGCTCCCCGCGCCCGAACCGGCCTACCACGGCGCGCACACACGGCTGCGGCAGCACACCGCCGGGCTGCGGTAG
- a CDS encoding GOLPH3/VPS74 family protein has translation MMAPLSPLPLRDELFLLGHNDDTGQPHIHHQALALGLAGAVLIDLDLAGRIDLGDDTCPADERWLRPHVDRPAGDLIADTALTSIRYARTLPSLKGFVRGFSIDLYERTRAGLVAGGILRHATRRRLAGLMRADSYLPVDSKWSVVARARLRSIATGYQQPDNHTAALAGLVAVLGLTEYLYLGDDTTTLTAHLKAIADQHLHPVRDITAAVDATVGDLATATYR, from the coding sequence GTGATGGCGCCACTTTCCCCGTTGCCGCTGCGCGACGAGTTGTTCCTGCTCGGCCACAACGACGACACCGGCCAGCCCCACATCCACCACCAGGCCCTCGCCCTCGGCCTGGCCGGCGCGGTCCTGATCGACCTGGACCTGGCCGGACGCATCGACCTCGGCGACGACACCTGCCCAGCCGACGAGCGGTGGCTGCGCCCCCACGTCGACCGGCCCGCCGGTGACCTGATCGCCGACACCGCGCTGACCTCGATCCGCTACGCCCGCACCCTGCCGTCGCTGAAAGGCTTCGTGCGCGGATTCTCGATCGACCTGTACGAGCGCACCCGGGCCGGTCTCGTCGCCGGCGGCATCCTGCGGCACGCCACCCGCCGCCGCCTCGCCGGACTCATGCGCGCCGACAGCTATCTGCCGGTGGACAGCAAATGGTCGGTGGTGGCCCGTGCCCGGCTGCGGTCTATCGCCACCGGCTACCAGCAGCCGGACAACCACACCGCCGCCCTCGCCGGACTCGTCGCCGTGCTCGGCCTCACCGAGTATCTCTACCTCGGCGACGACACCACCACGCTCACCGCGCATCTGAAGGCGATCGCCGACCAGCACCTGCACCCGGTCCGCGACATCACCGCCGCCGTCGACGCCACCGTCGGTGACCTTGCTACCGCCACCTACCGATGA
- a CDS encoding HNH endonuclease, whose product MTTPKPADRSYLDLAVALYYLLAQDVFRLGRLRWVLEASMLKTLAAKHKSSVRKMARKYKASIDTPDGPRTCFQVTVQRDRGRKPLVARFGGIPLKRQRTAVIADLKPIMATVRRNELIHRLLAGQCELCEGRIGLQVHHIRKLADLDKPGRPERPSWVHLMAKRRRKTLVVCETCHQDIHAGRATATTRK is encoded by the coding sequence GTGACTACCCCGAAGCCGGCAGACCGGTCATATCTCGATCTTGCAGTAGCCCTGTACTACCTCCTCGCCCAGGACGTGTTCCGCCTGGGCCGGCTGCGCTGGGTCTTGGAGGCATCGATGCTCAAGACCCTGGCCGCGAAGCACAAGTCCTCCGTCAGGAAGATGGCCCGTAAGTACAAGGCCAGCATCGACACCCCCGACGGACCCCGGACCTGCTTTCAGGTCACCGTGCAGCGAGACCGAGGCAGGAAGCCGCTGGTCGCCCGCTTCGGCGGGATACCTCTCAAGCGACAGCGCACTGCCGTCATCGCCGATCTCAAGCCGATCATGGCCACCGTTCGACGCAACGAGCTGATCCACCGGCTCCTCGCCGGACAGTGCGAGCTCTGCGAAGGGCGGATCGGACTGCAAGTCCACCACATCCGCAAACTCGCTGATCTCGACAAGCCAGGACGGCCGGAACGGCCCTCGTGGGTACACCTGATGGCTAAACGTAGACGCAAAACCCTCGTGGTCTGCGAAACATGCCACCAGGACATCCATGCGGGACGGGCCACAGCCACCACCCGAAAATGA